In Veillonellales bacterium, the DNA window CGGTCAATACCGCCGCCATCGACCCGATTTCCTTGGCGACCTGATAAACCAGCGCCGCCAGTACCAGTTCCGCTTGTTTCTCACCCTGCCCGGCCAGTTTCTCTACTTCCCGGATATTCTTCGTCCCAATATAGGCATAAATTCCACCCTGGCCGGCTAGTTTATCCTCTAATTCATCACAAGTGTATTTACCGGAATAGCAAAGTTTCACTAATTGTTTGGCCGGCAGCCCGCCACAGCGATCCGGCGAAAGCGGCCCTTCGTCCATAGCATTATTCACATCGATCATCCGGCCATGCTGGTGGGCGGAAACCGAAATACCGGTTCCCAAATGAGCCACGATAAAATTAACCTCCTGATAGCTTCTGCCGATTACCCCGGCCGCCTTGCGGGCAACGGCTTTCATATTCAGGGCATGGGACAAGCTGACCCGTTCCAAATCCGGCAAGCCGGATATACGTGCCACCGGTTCCAGTTCGTCAACAGAAACCGGATCGACAACAAAAGCCGGTATCTGTAAATGCTGTGCCAAAGCATAGGCCATAATTGCCCCTAAATTAGCAACATGCTCTCCCCACTCCGCCTTTCTTAAATCCTGCAGCATCAGCTGATTCACCCTATAGGTTCCGCCCTTCAACGGTTTCAGCAACCCGCCCCGTCCCACAACGGCTTTAAATACGCTTAGCGCAATGCCCCGTTCCTGCAGCGCCGCTAAAATAAAATCCAGGCGATACTGGCACTGATCAATGAGCCGCTCAAATTTTTCTGTTTCAGCGGCCGCATGTTCTTCTATTTGTTTAAATACTAATTCTTCTCCGCTATAGACTGCAAACTTCGTGGACGTCGTTCCCGGATTGATTACCAGTATTTCTTCTTTATTATCCGATTGTTTCATATTATACCTCCTCCAATGACCGAGCACTGCTCCTTATCAGCTTATATGGCAGTTGGTAGTCTAGTATGTAACTTCCGGCTTGCTTGCCCCTCCAAGGCGAAAATGCCTTACAGCTTGGCGGCAATATACGACGATAAGCGATTCTCGGCCTGTTTTATTTCCGGCGTATCCGGCAGGCATGTCAAAATCTGTTCTACGTAATTTTTATCCATAATATGCCGCAGCGTCCAAGAATAATTTACATCATAAATCCAGGATAATCGTACCAGCTTCCGGTCGTCGACCGTTCTTACATCCGTAAAATTACATTGGCGACCCTGCAAAAAGTCACGCAAAATCGCCGGAGAAACTCCATCGCCGACCGGCGGCATCAAATAGGCCGACAATACCCGAAACACATCCAATTTGTCCGCATCCCGGATAATCTTGGCAAACAGCCGCTGCCCGGCGGCAGCCCGGGGAGGAATTTCTATCTTATTATGGCAGCCAATGGCAAAATTAAAATACTGCCGCTCCTTAAGTGATAAACCATTGAGCAGAGTAAGGCCGGCAATTTCCTTCAATCCCAAGGCGGCGTGATCCTCTGACTGACTATCCACAAAAGTACGATACACCGAATATTGCTTAAACCGCCCGACATCATGGAATAAACCAATTAGTTCCGCTAATTGC includes these proteins:
- the buk gene encoding butyrate kinase; translated protein: MKQSDNKEEILVINPGTTSTKFAVYSGEELVFKQIEEHAAAETEKFERLIDQCQYRLDFILAALQERGIALSVFKAVVGRGGLLKPLKGGTYRVNQLMLQDLRKAEWGEHVANLGAIMAYALAQHLQIPAFVVDPVSVDELEPVARISGLPDLERVSLSHALNMKAVARKAAGVIGRSYQEVNFIVAHLGTGISVSAHQHGRMIDVNNAMDEGPLSPDRCGGLPAKQLVKLCYSGKYTCDELEDKLAGQGGIYAYIGTKNIREVEKLAGQGEKQAELVLAALVYQVAKEIGSMAAVLTGAVDQIILTGGIAYSSRIVSDIKARVQFIAPIMVIPGEEELEALALGALRVLRNEERAQVYC
- a CDS encoding HD domain-containing protein; protein product: MLKQAEIAELQKWFTEYVHSFYSADPDVQEHILLKEQHTRQVVENSRDLSRQLGLDAPEQQLAELIGLFHDVGRFKQYSVYRTFVDSQSEDHAALGLKEIAGLTLLNGLSLKERQYFNFAIGCHNKIEIPPRAAAGQRLFAKIIRDADKLDVFRVLSAYLMPPVGDGVSPAILRDFLQGRQCNFTDVRTVDDRKLVRLSWIYDVNYSWTLRHIMDKNYVEQILTCLPDTPEIKQAENRLSSYIAAKL